In Neofelis nebulosa isolate mNeoNeb1 chromosome 10, mNeoNeb1.pri, whole genome shotgun sequence, one DNA window encodes the following:
- the BMAL1 gene encoding basic helix-loop-helix ARNT-like protein 1 isoform X6: MINIESMDTDKDDPHGRLEYTEHQGRIKNAREAHSQIEKRRRDKMNSFIDELASLVPTCNAMSRKLDKLTVLRMAVQHMKTLRGATNPYTEANYKPTFLSDDELKHLILRAADGFLFVVGCDRGKILFVSESVFKILNYSQNDLIGQSLFDYLHPKDIAKVKEQLSSSDTAPRERLIDAKTGLPVKTDITPGPSRLCSGARRSFFCRMKCNRPSVKVEDKDFPSTCSKKKADRKSFCTIHSTGYLKSWPPTKMGLDEDSEPDNEGCNLSCLVAIGRLHSHVVPQPVNGEIRVKSMEYVSRHAIDGKFVFVDQRATAILAYLPQELLGTSCYEYFHQDDIGHLAECHRQVLQTREKITTNCYKFKIKDGSFITLRSRWFSFMNPWTKEVEYIVSTNTVVLANVLEGGDPTFPQLTASPHSMDSMLPSGEDSFVVGGPKKTHPTVPGIPGGTRAGAGKIGRMIAEEIMEIHRIRGSSPSSCGSSPLNITSTPPPDASSPGGKKILNGGTPDIPSSGLLPGQAQENPGYPYSDSSSILGENPHIGIDMIENDQGSSSPSNDEAAMAVIMSLLEADAGLGGPVDFSDLPWPL, translated from the exons ATGATTAATAT agaaagcATGGACACGGACAAAGATGACCCTCATGGAAG gttAGAATATACAGAGCACCAAGGAAGGATCAAAAATgcaag GGAAGCTCACAGCCAGATTGAAAAGAGGCGTCGGGACAAAATGAACAGTTTTATTGACGAATTGGCGTCTTTGGTACCTACGTGCAATGCCATGTCCAGGAAATTAGATAAGCTCACTGTGCTAAGGATGGCTGTTCAGCACATGAAAACATTACGAG gTGCCACCAATCCATACACAGAAGCGAACTACAAACCAACTTTTCTGTCAGATGATGAATTGAAACACCTCATTCTCAGG GCAGCAGATGGATTTTTGTTTGTCGTAGGATGTGACCGAGGGAAGATACTCTTTGTCTCAGAGTCTGTCTTCAAGATCCTCAACTACAGCCAG AACGATCTGATTGGCCAGAGTTTGTTTGACTACCTGCACCCTAAAGATATCGCCAAAGTGAAGGAGCAGCTCTCCTCCTCGGACACGGCGCCCCGGGAGCGGCTCATAGATGCAAAAA CTGGACTTCCAGTTAAGACAGATATAACCCCTGGGCCGTCTCGATTATGTTCTGGAGCACGACGTTCTTTCTTCTGTAGGATGAAGTGTAACAGGCCTTCGGTAAAGGTTGAAGACAAGGATTTCCCCTCTACCTGCTCAAAGAAAAAAG CAGATCGAAAGAGCTTCTGCACCATCCACAGCACAGGGTATCTGAAGAGCTGGCCGCCCACAAAGATGGGGCTGGATGAAGACAGTGAACCAGACAACGAGGGCTGTAATCTCAGCTGCCTTGTCGCAATCGGACGACTACATTCTCACGTGGTTCCACAGCCGGTGAACGGGGAAATCAGGGTGAAGTCTATGGAATATGTGTCTCGGCACGCGATAGACGGGAAGTTTGTTTTTGTAGACCAGAG ggcaACAGCTATTTTGGCATATTTACCGCAAGAACTTCTAGGCACATCATGTTATGAATATTTTCACCAAGATGACATAGGACATCTCGCAGAATGTCATAGGCAAG ttttacagACAAGAGAAAAGATTACGACTAATTGCTATAAGTTTAAAATCAAAGATGGTTCTTTCATCACGCTGCGGAGTCGATGGTTCAGTTTCATGAACCCTTGGACCAAGGAAGTAGAATACATCGTCTCAACCAACACTGTTGTTTT AGCCAACGTCCTGGAAGGCGGGGACCCAACCTTCCCGCAGCTCACAGCGTCCCCCCACAGCATGGACAGCATGCTGCCCTCTGGAGAAG ATTCCTTTGTTGTAGGTGGCCCAAAGAAGACCCACCCCACTGTTCCAGGGATTCCAGGGGGAACCAGAGCTGGGGCAGGCAAAATAGGTCGAATGATTGCTGAAGAAATCATGGAGATCCACAG AATAAGAGGGTCATCGCCTTCCAGTTGTGGCTCCAGCCCATTAAATATCACAAGTACACCTCCCCCTGATGCCTCTTCTCCAGGAGGCAAAAAG ATTTTAAATGGAGGGACTCCAGACATTCCTTCCAGTGGCCTACTACCAGGGCAGGCTCAGGAAAACCCAGGTTATCCATATTCTGATAGTTCTTCTATTCTTG GTGAGAACCCTCACATAGGCATAGACATGATAGAAAACGACCAAGGCTCAAGCAGTCCCAGCAATGATGAAGCAGCAATGGCCGTCATAATGAGTCTCTTGGAAGCAGATGCTGGGCTGGGAGGTCCTGTTGACTTCAGTGACTTGCCATGGCCGCTGTAA
- the BMAL1 gene encoding basic helix-loop-helix ARNT-like protein 1 isoform X8, whose protein sequence is MINIESMDTDKDDPHGRLEYTEHQGRIKNAREAHSQIEKRRRDKMNSFIDELASLVPTCNAMSRKLDKLTVLRMAVQHMKTLRGATNPYTEANYKPTFLSDDELKHLILRAADGFLFVVGCDRGKILFVSESVFKILNYSQNDLIGQSLFDYLHPKDIAKVKEQLSSSDTAPRERLIDAKTGLPVKTDITPGPSRLCSGARRSFFCRMKCNRPSVKVEDKDFPSTCSKKKDRKSFCTIHSTGYLKSWPPTKMGLDEDSEPDNEGCNLSCLVAIGRLHSHVVPQPVNGEIRVKSMEYVSRHAIDGKFVFVDQRATAILAYLPQELLGTSCYEYFHQDDIGHLAECHRQVLQTREKITTNCYKFKIKDGSFITLRSRWFSFMNPWTKEVEYIVSTNTVVLANVLEGGDPTFPQLTASPHSMDSMLPSGEGGPKKTHPTVPGIPGGTRAGAGKIGRMIAEEIMEIHRIRGSSPSSCGSSPLNITSTPPPDASSPGGKKILNGGTPDIPSSGLLPGQAQENPGYPYSDSSSILGENPHIGIDMIENDQGSSSPSNDEAAMAVIMSLLEADAGLGGPVDFSDLPWPL, encoded by the exons ATGATTAATAT agaaagcATGGACACGGACAAAGATGACCCTCATGGAAG gttAGAATATACAGAGCACCAAGGAAGGATCAAAAATgcaag GGAAGCTCACAGCCAGATTGAAAAGAGGCGTCGGGACAAAATGAACAGTTTTATTGACGAATTGGCGTCTTTGGTACCTACGTGCAATGCCATGTCCAGGAAATTAGATAAGCTCACTGTGCTAAGGATGGCTGTTCAGCACATGAAAACATTACGAG gTGCCACCAATCCATACACAGAAGCGAACTACAAACCAACTTTTCTGTCAGATGATGAATTGAAACACCTCATTCTCAGG GCAGCAGATGGATTTTTGTTTGTCGTAGGATGTGACCGAGGGAAGATACTCTTTGTCTCAGAGTCTGTCTTCAAGATCCTCAACTACAGCCAG AACGATCTGATTGGCCAGAGTTTGTTTGACTACCTGCACCCTAAAGATATCGCCAAAGTGAAGGAGCAGCTCTCCTCCTCGGACACGGCGCCCCGGGAGCGGCTCATAGATGCAAAAA CTGGACTTCCAGTTAAGACAGATATAACCCCTGGGCCGTCTCGATTATGTTCTGGAGCACGACGTTCTTTCTTCTGTAGGATGAAGTGTAACAGGCCTTCGGTAAAGGTTGAAGACAAGGATTTCCCCTCTACCTGCTCAAAGAAAAAAG ATCGAAAGAGCTTCTGCACCATCCACAGCACAGGGTATCTGAAGAGCTGGCCGCCCACAAAGATGGGGCTGGATGAAGACAGTGAACCAGACAACGAGGGCTGTAATCTCAGCTGCCTTGTCGCAATCGGACGACTACATTCTCACGTGGTTCCACAGCCGGTGAACGGGGAAATCAGGGTGAAGTCTATGGAATATGTGTCTCGGCACGCGATAGACGGGAAGTTTGTTTTTGTAGACCAGAG ggcaACAGCTATTTTGGCATATTTACCGCAAGAACTTCTAGGCACATCATGTTATGAATATTTTCACCAAGATGACATAGGACATCTCGCAGAATGTCATAGGCAAG ttttacagACAAGAGAAAAGATTACGACTAATTGCTATAAGTTTAAAATCAAAGATGGTTCTTTCATCACGCTGCGGAGTCGATGGTTCAGTTTCATGAACCCTTGGACCAAGGAAGTAGAATACATCGTCTCAACCAACACTGTTGTTTT AGCCAACGTCCTGGAAGGCGGGGACCCAACCTTCCCGCAGCTCACAGCGTCCCCCCACAGCATGGACAGCATGCTGCCCTCTGGAGAAG GTGGCCCAAAGAAGACCCACCCCACTGTTCCAGGGATTCCAGGGGGAACCAGAGCTGGGGCAGGCAAAATAGGTCGAATGATTGCTGAAGAAATCATGGAGATCCACAG AATAAGAGGGTCATCGCCTTCCAGTTGTGGCTCCAGCCCATTAAATATCACAAGTACACCTCCCCCTGATGCCTCTTCTCCAGGAGGCAAAAAG ATTTTAAATGGAGGGACTCCAGACATTCCTTCCAGTGGCCTACTACCAGGGCAGGCTCAGGAAAACCCAGGTTATCCATATTCTGATAGTTCTTCTATTCTTG GTGAGAACCCTCACATAGGCATAGACATGATAGAAAACGACCAAGGCTCAAGCAGTCCCAGCAATGATGAAGCAGCAATGGCCGTCATAATGAGTCTCTTGGAAGCAGATGCTGGGCTGGGAGGTCCTGTTGACTTCAGTGACTTGCCATGGCCGCTGTAA
- the BMAL1 gene encoding basic helix-loop-helix ARNT-like protein 1 isoform X7, protein MINIESMDTDKDDPHGRLEYTEHQGRIKNAREAHSQIEKRRRDKMNSFIDELASLVPTCNAMSRKLDKLTVLRMAVQHMKTLRGATNPYTEANYKPTFLSDDELKHLILRAADGFLFVVGCDRGKILFVSESVFKILNYSQNDLIGQSLFDYLHPKDIAKVKEQLSSSDTAPRERLIDAKTGLPVKTDITPGPSRLCSGARRSFFCRMKCNRPSVKVEDKDFPSTCSKKKDRKSFCTIHSTGYLKSWPPTKMGLDEDSEPDNEGCNLSCLVAIGRLHSHVVPQPVNGEIRVKSMEYVSRHAIDGKFVFVDQRATAILAYLPQELLGTSCYEYFHQDDIGHLAECHRQVLQTREKITTNCYKFKIKDGSFITLRSRWFSFMNPWTKEVEYIVSTNTVVLANVLEGGDPTFPQLTASPHSMDSMLPSGEDSFVVGGPKKTHPTVPGIPGGTRAGAGKIGRMIAEEIMEIHRIRGSSPSSCGSSPLNITSTPPPDASSPGGKKILNGGTPDIPSSGLLPGQAQENPGYPYSDSSSILGENPHIGIDMIENDQGSSSPSNDEAAMAVIMSLLEADAGLGGPVDFSDLPWPL, encoded by the exons ATGATTAATAT agaaagcATGGACACGGACAAAGATGACCCTCATGGAAG gttAGAATATACAGAGCACCAAGGAAGGATCAAAAATgcaag GGAAGCTCACAGCCAGATTGAAAAGAGGCGTCGGGACAAAATGAACAGTTTTATTGACGAATTGGCGTCTTTGGTACCTACGTGCAATGCCATGTCCAGGAAATTAGATAAGCTCACTGTGCTAAGGATGGCTGTTCAGCACATGAAAACATTACGAG gTGCCACCAATCCATACACAGAAGCGAACTACAAACCAACTTTTCTGTCAGATGATGAATTGAAACACCTCATTCTCAGG GCAGCAGATGGATTTTTGTTTGTCGTAGGATGTGACCGAGGGAAGATACTCTTTGTCTCAGAGTCTGTCTTCAAGATCCTCAACTACAGCCAG AACGATCTGATTGGCCAGAGTTTGTTTGACTACCTGCACCCTAAAGATATCGCCAAAGTGAAGGAGCAGCTCTCCTCCTCGGACACGGCGCCCCGGGAGCGGCTCATAGATGCAAAAA CTGGACTTCCAGTTAAGACAGATATAACCCCTGGGCCGTCTCGATTATGTTCTGGAGCACGACGTTCTTTCTTCTGTAGGATGAAGTGTAACAGGCCTTCGGTAAAGGTTGAAGACAAGGATTTCCCCTCTACCTGCTCAAAGAAAAAAG ATCGAAAGAGCTTCTGCACCATCCACAGCACAGGGTATCTGAAGAGCTGGCCGCCCACAAAGATGGGGCTGGATGAAGACAGTGAACCAGACAACGAGGGCTGTAATCTCAGCTGCCTTGTCGCAATCGGACGACTACATTCTCACGTGGTTCCACAGCCGGTGAACGGGGAAATCAGGGTGAAGTCTATGGAATATGTGTCTCGGCACGCGATAGACGGGAAGTTTGTTTTTGTAGACCAGAG ggcaACAGCTATTTTGGCATATTTACCGCAAGAACTTCTAGGCACATCATGTTATGAATATTTTCACCAAGATGACATAGGACATCTCGCAGAATGTCATAGGCAAG ttttacagACAAGAGAAAAGATTACGACTAATTGCTATAAGTTTAAAATCAAAGATGGTTCTTTCATCACGCTGCGGAGTCGATGGTTCAGTTTCATGAACCCTTGGACCAAGGAAGTAGAATACATCGTCTCAACCAACACTGTTGTTTT AGCCAACGTCCTGGAAGGCGGGGACCCAACCTTCCCGCAGCTCACAGCGTCCCCCCACAGCATGGACAGCATGCTGCCCTCTGGAGAAG ATTCCTTTGTTGTAGGTGGCCCAAAGAAGACCCACCCCACTGTTCCAGGGATTCCAGGGGGAACCAGAGCTGGGGCAGGCAAAATAGGTCGAATGATTGCTGAAGAAATCATGGAGATCCACAG AATAAGAGGGTCATCGCCTTCCAGTTGTGGCTCCAGCCCATTAAATATCACAAGTACACCTCCCCCTGATGCCTCTTCTCCAGGAGGCAAAAAG ATTTTAAATGGAGGGACTCCAGACATTCCTTCCAGTGGCCTACTACCAGGGCAGGCTCAGGAAAACCCAGGTTATCCATATTCTGATAGTTCTTCTATTCTTG GTGAGAACCCTCACATAGGCATAGACATGATAGAAAACGACCAAGGCTCAAGCAGTCCCAGCAATGATGAAGCAGCAATGGCCGTCATAATGAGTCTCTTGGAAGCAGATGCTGGGCTGGGAGGTCCTGTTGACTTCAGTGACTTGCCATGGCCGCTGTAA